The genomic window cactgaagtcacatgaaatgtttAGACCTTGTTTCTGGTTCTGGACTTTAAACATCTATATACTGCACTCTGTACTCTGTACAGTTGTTTCATTGTAATTACTATATCACATTTTCGTCCTCCACAGATCAGGTAATGGAGAAAGCCATGCACAAGTGTGTGCTGAAGCCGCTGAAGCCTGTGATCGAGGCAGCTCTGCGAGACTTCCAGTTGAGCAGCGGCACCATGCAGCAGCTGAAGGAGAATCTGCTTCTGGCCAAAGCCAAGCAGCCGCAGGAAATGGGTGTAGATGGAGCTCGGCCCCCCGACCCGGTGGCCATAGAGAAGATCCGACACAAATTCAACAACATGTGCAAGATGTACTCACCAGAGAAGAAAGTGTCTCTGCTGCTCAGTGTGTGCAAACTTATCtacaccatcatggagaacaacTCAGGTACTGAGTACTGAGATGCTCTTGTGTGAACTACATTAGGGACAGTCGATATGGGCCATCTTCAGTATATCACAATCTTTTCTGGGATTTATTGCAATGACTATATAGGCGTTGATATTTTAAGTGTATTCGTTgagagacaaaaaaaagttatgtatCTCATACAGAGAAGTATTATCTTTTCTAGTTTTTAAACCACAAATAGCGTCATGTGCGCACATAATAGGTTTCATTTACTGAAATAAAGACTATAGCTGAAATTGATCAAACATGAACACAGTAAACACACAATTTTCTCAATGTATAGTTTATCTGTGTTATTCAAGCTGGGTGCGAATTACAGAGGGTTTGGGAGGGGGATTGACATCTTGATCAACACTTGATccccccctgaaggacatcaaagcAAGATGTGTGGGGGATCAGCCTCTTTAATAGTAAGAAATAGCTTTCTCTGATCTCTGATatatatcttaaatattaataattaaaaatgtgtaatataaatatacatttgatcaCCCCTATAACGgtttataccattgtgaatgcataatgcGGCAATCAGTGCTAGGAAAAATATCAGCaagtctgaaactggcagttaTAGAGCAGCGATAGactgtaaaataggtgtttatatCTGCTTGTagccttaaaaaaaagaaaaaattagacacatttgtatagtttgacctaaagtaacctctaaaatagtcaGTAAATATCCCTTGAAACACTGCAAATgtatagatttttattatttattacgttttcattttattattaagccATCCTGCTAATCAACATGCTGCTAATCAACATAGCTTTTATCACTGTATACAATATTATAAGttaggatgattttttttttttcaatctatggCATGAAAACACGTCTGGTCTCAAAAAGAAGTTAATTTAACCCCTCAATTTATTTCTTGAAGGGAATTTGGAGTTAACGTTTAGTAAATGTCTTTTGATTTTGTAAACAGGCTAATGCAAATGCTAAGGCTAATACAAACTGTATTGCACACATACTAATAGtacatttatttagaatttagaGGCTAAATTAAATTTTGGAATTAAGAgattgtagatttattatcattattgtgtgGGGAAAGGTTCAAATCAGATGGTTTTATGGgtgtattactaataataataataataatattgcacctCTCTAAACTACATGATTGATGTGGATTGTACATGATGATTGCAGAATTTGTGCACAGACTCATGGAttgtttctgtgttgttttaatggcAGGGAGGATGTATGGGGCGGATGATTTCTTGCCCATGCTGACATATGTGATGGCCCAGTGCGACATGCCAGAGCTGGATACTGAAATACAGTACATGATGGAGCTACTGGACCCGTCGCTGCTGCATGGAGAAGGTACAGTAGACAAATTCTGGACTCATGCTGAAGTTATTGGTTTGCAAATGTTTGACTATTCTAATATTTTCCATCGGACTGTAGGAGGTTATTACCTGACCAGTGCATATGGTGCAATGTCTCTGATCAAGAACTTCCAGGAGGATCAGGCTGCTCGTGAGCTGAGCTCCGAGACCAGAAACACACTGCACCAGTGGCACCGCAGACGCACAACTCAGAGAACCACACCATCTGTGGATGATTTCCAGGTTAATCTCTCatttatacatacacatttaTGTTCTAAAATAATATGGGTATACATTTAGGCAAATTTGATCATAAATCTAAGAATAAATCTAGCAAAAATATATGATGTAAAAATCCTGTTTGACataattactactactattactactactactaataataataataataaaaaatatgaacagtaaaaagtaataaaataattatatgtatatagctGTAAGCAATAATATTTAGAacagtattattactattaatagtaatattgatAATATGTAATGCtcttactgtaaataaatgtatttagctAATCATAgacttactatatatatatatatatatatatatatatatatatatatatatatatataaatatatagattaaatcaaataatattatacaataataggtaaaaataataatgtgtttgcattattttatatttttaaaaaatgctaatgtTAATAGCTAaaatagtttatattttatataaagtgtatttatataattgtatatatttaactaaatttagttAGCATTAATGAAGATTGGATGCTTCGATCAGGATTTTTGTAATACCggttccttgtcatggtgatcgggtTGCTATATTTTTCCAACTGACCTGACTTATGGTTTTCCAATAATTGACCGGAACATtcggaaaagtcccattgactcaatattggaccaaactttgtgtcatacagacttaagtttGAGTTCATTTAACTAAGACAACCAATCTGCCAATCCCTGATCACCTTtcaactttctagccacaccctagcaacaaattacagcaccctagcaactgtcttATAGactccattgtaaaaaactgccaTTGCCTTTACAatggacatactaacaacatactaatccatattaaaaacatactaacaaacatactgATCATACTAGCAACAGGCTAATTCATATCagccaacatgctaattcaaactttaaacatactagcaacatgctaattcaaactagaaccatactaatttatgttagcaactgcctagcaaccactcagaacaccttaacaaaACCTTAGCAACCTGCCTAGAACcaacttagcaactgcctagcaaccacctagcaatgcatTGGCAGTCACCTAACAACATCTAGCTAGGTGCCAAGCAACCaatcaaaacaccttagcaatgacctagaacactttagcaaccacctaagaacagcttagcaaccgcctaacaacaccttaacaaccacctagcaacgtcttatcaatcacctagcaacaccttagcaacaatgAGACCATAACTCGCGTAAGTTGCTCCAATAAACTGTATAATCAGAGGTCGCACCACATCTGTGTAAATTTTAGCTGCTATGACGCGTGTGCAGTGATCTCTCAAACCACAACTTAGGGCTTtgcgattaatcaaaatcgaatcaCAATTGCAATTtgaaatggctgcaatataaaatgtatatgtatatatgtaaacaaaaataacgaataacatcttcaagctttgtttcagaaaattaaacatgctagactgtCTGCGATGGTTTTTGTGAGGCATCGCAGACATGGTATCGGTTGtcatgaactatgccacattacattAGGAGATACGATGGAATCTTGTGTCACAATGTCCATTTGTCGTTTACGGCTCCACACGAACTCTACGTCAAGGAAATTGTGCCGAATCATGTGAATCATGtgagccaattgagtgagcacactttcgctCTGCCtatcagaattgcgcaactgaACTCCGCCCACAATAAAAGAGCTGACAAGTGGAATGAtggcgtctgctgcttcagaagcattaatagacaagtTAATATAACAGAAAAAACTATTGTTATATGGGAATAGTTTGCTTTTAAACTCACAGACACCGAGCAAAAACAagtcatttttaagagctgtgaCAGCATTGTTGCCACGGCTTACAGATTATTAAGCTGAAgctttaatcaaattaaaatcagCTTGAATTAAACCGTAAAtcaaatcacaatcgcaatatctgtcaaaaaacgcaattagatattttccccaaatcgcacagccctacccCCAAGCATCATTAACCTCCTCACATGTTAGATTGCTGCTATCTGTGTAACCCAGATGTGCACGTGCATCTTCCTCTCCTTGTAAACACTAGCAATTGCTTCATAAGATCTGCTAGATTGGCGAGCACCGATCGAGTCATGTAATGTGATTATTGACCAATACCGATCTCCAGGcgatcgatcggagcatccctgatggaaattgttattttattattattatatagtttcattattattactgctatatttatatattgggTTGAAAAGTAgctatttacaataataatgttCATGAAAATTAAgagtcattattttattatgatagTTAATATCTTGCTAAATTGTGATGTTTACATCTGAATTTCTCCTCATGGATATTCAGAACTATTTGCGGGTGGCACTGCAAGATGCAAGCAGCGGCTGCACAGCCAAAACCCTTCAGGTTCAGCCTTATGCCACAACAGAGGACGTGTGTCAGATCTGCGCAGACAAGTTTAAAATCTCAGACCCGGAAAACTACGCTCTTTTCCTCCTGACAGAAGAAACCACGCAGCAGCTGACGCTCGACACGCACCCGCAGAAGATCAAGGCTGAACTGCACAGCCGGCCGCAGCCACAGATCTTCTACTTCGTTTACCGGCAGATCCAAAACTTCCCCGTCCTGTCAGAACAGCTCGACGACAACACTTCAGCAAACTGAAGAAGAGCAAATCCTCTCAAAACTGAGTCCTCTGCTTCCCCAGGAACACTGCTGACGTCTGCAATGTTTTGAGTGAAAAAGCCGAAGGGAAACGGAATGTGCTGGAGGAAAATAGGGAAGGAAGGATGCGTCTGACAGATGCAGCGGATTTTATGCTCTGTCTTCACTATTTTCATAAGGTTTTGGGAAGTGGCACACGAGTGTCACGAGAGAGAAGCTGCACCTAACCTGCACGTTTTATCTGCTTCATTAGAATTGTTCAAACACATTCAGGTTAGCAGAGAAAGAGCAGCGTTTGTATTGTGTTTGAGTATGCTTTGCACATTACTCATACAATGTACAGTGCTCTCCCTTAATATTGACACccttggtaaatatgagcaaagaagGCTGTGGAAAATGTCTCTGTTTAACTTTGTGATCCTTTGCTTAAAATATTAGCAGAAAAACTCAACAAACAATTGCAAACaacatataattttatatataaaaaaaaatatatatatattgttgatgAATATGTGTGCTCTAATTATTAGGACCTACatgatcaacccaggctcattctgattacgtacccctatatacatttctggagagagcaaaatacatcccaggagctacgtttttttgttgtttttgttttcacgaatccactagaggccgctgtgtatgccttttcagttttcagatttcttttgcgagtgccattcacgcctgctgttttcatgtacatccaccagaggccgctgtcaactcgAACCCCATTGTTGTTTTCAACTCCGCTCCGCTGCGCCCCAAGTCCGCCGATGTAAATGTcaagctaccagacaaactggaaacagcagaaaagccatacAGGggcaagcagtcagctggtaagcgataaatggaacggcgtcataccgctccgtagtgtttattttaaagatgaaatgcagccatacgtggctcaggctacataattcacgatgtccagaaatgtgtatagggctacattttcagaatgagtctatgttgtaTATGATGGAATTTACAGCATTCCTTTAGCTTCAAACTATGGGCTGTGGcttaaaaaagctcattttcaccaTCAGGCCAATAAGAAATTCCAGTGAACATTGTGTCTCTCTGTCAGGAGGAGAGTTCAGGCTGCCAAAACATCTTAACATTCACAGCTGGAGAATCGCAGAAGTTAGTTGCCATTAATACTAGtgcgtttttgtttttaaaaatataggtTTAATTACGTTTACACCTGGCATCTGCACTACTTCGGCATCTTTGACCCAGGAAAATGATTTAGCTCTTAAATGCTAGGGGTTCTGTTTTAATATAGACAGGCTGAAACACGAGGTGTGACTATCCACAATCACTCCCTGATTGTTCTTCTGGACTAATGCTGATCGTTCCCTGATTCACCAAGCCCCTCTAATATGACATCAGACAACCAGTAGACTGCAATGCTGACCAAATATGCACATGTCCAGTGAGATGGTCACATTTTAGGCGATAGAGTGTAGACAGAGACTGTTTTTCTGAAATATAGTACAAACACCAGTctacatttataaatgaaatacactcatgtaaatgcagccttagttgGGGCTTGGGCTGAGAAAGTCTTGAAAACTACAATCTTCACCAAACTTTTCAACccatgacccccaaaataacaatgccagtgactcatggCCCCCAATATCCTCTtatgtggttataaatatataaacagcacacacagtaggcccaagtctattcctCATTTAAACGTGAATGCCGTAAAGGTGTGAAAGTTttccataaaatcaatgtgctgcatctgacgcatttgctgtgtttttattCTAACATAATCACCCTAggagttgcaaaaaaaaaaaagaaacgttaggctgatggctttttatttgcatgttgtttttttatgtaactattgcCTTCAAAATTTTTCTTCTGTAGGTTtttgataaaatatggtaattctaatagtttaataaaatgaattagattttggAAATCCCCCCAAAAATGTCAAATCAAAAATGTCAAACGATGTTGCCTTCTTTGTTCGTATTTACCAGTGGTGCCAGTAGTAGTGAGTGTACTCCAGGACTGTACATCTCCTCTTTTAGGTTGTGCATTCTTAATTGACTGCTCTTTTCTGCAGGATGCGAGCGTTGCATTGAGGCGAAGACTTTTGTCATTTGTTCAGTAAAATGAACATCTCAGTCCTTAAGGATGTTGTGGACCATTGTTTTTTATGatacttaatatttttttgcagttgcTGGTAAACTgcattctttttatatatatatgatgtattGTTATTATAGTAGTGCATGTATCCTTGTGATCAAAAGACCAATTTAAAAAACCAGGCATTGTTGCCAGTGATGTTTTTATCATATTGCTTTCGTATGGATTCTGACCGTTATGTTTGTTGAAGTCAGTTGGGATAGAGATAGTAGAAAGTTAAAGGTTTAGTTCTTAAATACTGTACTACTACTGACAAGCTACACATTTAAGGCTTGTGGTAAACTGGGTCTCTGATGTACTGATTTTGGTTTTGATGGGTTTTCCGCAAGTTGAACAGCTGGAAAGTTCTGTGTAATGTAagaggaattaaaaaaaaaaacttttaaagcagGTTAAGAGTCATTGGTAGGAACTATCAATGAACAGAAATGATTTTTGTTACTGTAAATGCTATCAGGGAAGGTCGAGTCATATCCAGGAGAATAGCTCTTTGACATTCATAACTATACTCATAACCTCAGTAACTTACCAAGTATTTCATGCTCTACTAATGTACTTTACATTTGCATGTTGTATTGTAAACTCGGggcattgtgtgtgttttttaataagAGACGGGGTGCTGGAATGCTCTAATCCTATGTAATGATGATATTGAAACACTAGTCACAACTGAAACACAAACTACATGTTTTAAAACGTTATTTTAAGTCTGATAAgtgtatacatatttatatacaatcTGTGCAGGAATTTCACAGATTTGAGAAGTCTTTATTAAAAAACTGTTATTCATTTGGAGAAAAGCTTATACTCATTCTTTAGTCAGTTCTTCATATTTGCCTTTTTGTCAGTGTACTCTTTTGCACAATAAACTGATGTTGAACATTTGCCATATCTGTCATCTTTTACTACTCTACAATGTATTGGTAACTTGGCATATTGAATGTGTTGTATGCACgacaattttttttcagtttccaaTAAACCTCCAGTGAATTTTAATgttttcataaggttccttttacagcatcaatttTGTGGTTCTTTATGAAaacctaatgtgtgtgtgtgtaagagagagagatagagaaagagagagatgattgtcatttataaagcactttccaTGATGGATTTTATTTCAAAGCAACTATACagaaaagtaaattaataaatagagtATCAATTGTAAATTTCATCTAAATTGATATCAATAACTCCCTAAAAAATATTTCCCgtacagtatttatatttttatatgtgtgtttgtttgtttgtttttttttaatatatttacagtgctcagcataattaagtaaaCCCCATATTGACAAtggaatgtattttggtgcatttaaacacaacagattttttaaaccgatatatttattaaattaatattttagtcaccaaacatatttagaaattgaaagataatacaattaaattcaagcaaaattttaattatatttttctttttttttttcttttcttgattttttttacttctttttatatttatatggacAAGTGTTACTTATTTTTGGAACTAAGGTGTGCAGTATGAATGtaatattattgtgtgtgtgtgtgtgtgtgtgtgtgtgtgtgtgtgtgtgtgtgtgtatatatatatatatatatatatatatatatatatatatatatatatatatatatatatatatatatatatgtgtatatatatatatatatatatatatatatatatatatatatatatatatatatatatatacttatttgatatattattagTAAGGAAAGCTCTGCTGTGACTTTCCTTTTGCGCATTAATAgtcaaacaaattaaattcaagcaaaattttaacaaatttttttttttttttattttacttcccttcattttttttttttttttttgcttctgtttaaatttgtattcaatattttttctatagcatataaa from Danio rerio strain Tuebingen ecotype United States chromosome 13, GRCz12tu, whole genome shotgun sequence includes these protein-coding regions:
- the rin2a gene encoding ras and Rab interactor 2 isoform X3 gives rise to the protein MPETVCWIKTPQEKTSLLGRLGSSFISLSPSSSPPKKFSKPILVPSARNKNSSGLLDADGIRCHMALDDQTIEDAVSWSLAKLSSRNPTAMENGSPAHEHCSTGRERLSDISISTSSSDSLDFSHSFPLPMEASPSKTDRPTGDSSQEEEEDDGINLESDQEVPSPFKSKKQNSAGTFVLPRALRGQLRKMSDVLNSLMTPERRAIRKIVEQSRDKGTYFGCLVQDYVSFLQENRGCHTSGLELLQTLRQFMTQMKSYLLQSSELDPPIESLIPEDQIDQVMEKAMHKCVLKPLKPVIEAALRDFQLSSGTMQQLKENLLLAKAKQPQEMGVDGARPPDPVAIEKIRHKFNNMCKMYSPEKKVSLLLSVCKLIYTIMENNSGRMYGADDFLPMLTYVMAQCDMPELDTEIQYMMELLDPSLLHGEGGYYLTSAYGAMSLIKNFQEDQAARELSSETRNTLHQWHRRRTTQRTTPSVDDFQNYLRVALQDASSGCTAKTLQVQPYATTEDVCQICADKFKISDPENYALFLLTEETTQQLTLDTHPQKIKAELHSRPQPQIFYFVYRQIQNFPVLSEQLDDNTSAN